From Caretta caretta isolate rCarCar2 chromosome 3, rCarCar1.hap1, whole genome shotgun sequence, a single genomic window includes:
- the ARHGEF33 gene encoding rho guanine nucleotide exchange factor 33 isoform X1, with protein MDSNKQEGETENVPVSNPATQISQLQALASELKTGFTEAMQELSRIQHGEYALEEKVKSCHCTMEEKVAEMKNSLNSFKEELSDAKSKIEVISSKQEEMQQKIEQLQQEKRRESRKVKTKRTQKDEHGSQTVPTPLQGSPFRSINLPEPVLINEDLTSLLHHATYERASDTRSMAAGEGNVKVVSGPGGSSANPETEESLKPSLPADIQPKGHPTSTVWKQPKDSKEWGDEYISKEHSDRVKETGQSRYTSVDNVLCETSFAAKRQSIALELLESERKYVINLSLILKIKATLQGSDVKRNTKERSFFPSSLRYLVQQHVDLLHTLQERVLSWPRPGILGDIFLKLTNDENNFLDYYIAYLRDLPECVSLIHVVILKEVEEEIKSDLYMLFFHIVQRIPEYLIQLQNILKYTEQEHPDYYLLLVCVQRFRVFISHYSLLLQCNEDLLIQKRKKLKKSSLVKLYKGLASQCADASQEGSQTPSTSAIRDSGIHAEEVMQLFPAAPSSSTAATHLMPQMKKNQPAMMETIQTGKPSDWEVEARKHERPENILASSQFPEQELKAMSIPLQAIPEMEYETPPADPMGNAERSVRTSMELLQDARSFAPNYEELDYGGEVFTLPGPYEDETFQNLALFENCSPASSESSLDICFLRPVSFTVEPDRTDHSSQPLPKSSSAYKQEVFHSKGKQLSRSLKEFPRSTEGMSTRLYSTRSSSSSQLQHKQERSMQPHLISASSRSSQRSYFPPPRGLGDKQSFLEELHAEDNTRFCQKDDNEQTSFSEHNPRQEPKGGFRSSFRKLFKKK; from the exons GAGAAACTGAAAATGTGCCAGTGAGTAACCCTGCAACACAGATTTCTCAG TTGCAGGCACTGGCCTCTGAACTAAAAACTGGTTTCACTGAAGCAATGCAGGAACTTTCAAGAATTCAGCATGGAGAGTATGCTCTGGAGGAGAAGGTTAAGAGCTGCCACTGCACAATGGAAGAGAAAGTGGCAGAGATGAAGAATTCGCTGAACTCTTTCAAG GAGGAGCTCAGTGATGCCAAGTCGAAGATTGAAGTGATCAGTTCCAAGCAAGAGGAAATGCAACAGAAAATTGAACAGCTGCAACAAGAGAAACGTAGGGAATCCCGGAAAGTGAAAACTAA AAGAACACAAAAGGATGAACACGGGTCACAAACGGTGCCTACACCTCTACAAGGCAGTCCGTTCCGATCGATAAATCTCCCGGAACCTGTCCTGATTAATGAAGATCTTACAAGTCTTTTGCACCATGCAACCTATGAGAGAG CCTCTGATACCAGATCCATGGCAGCTGGAGAAGGAAATGTGAAAGTAGTGTCAGGCCCTG GTGGGAGCAGTGCAAATCCAGAGACAGAAGAAAGCCTCAAGCCTTCCCTGCCAGCTGACATTCAGCCAAAGGGTCACCCCACATCGACTGTGTGGAAGCAGCCCAAAGACAGTAAAGAGTGGGGTGATGAATATATTTCTAAGGAGCACTCAGACAGAGTGAAGGAAACAGGCCAAAGCAGATACACTTCAGTGGACAATGTCTTATGTGAAACTTCTTTCGCTG CCAAAAGGCAGAGCATTGCTTTGGAGCTGCTCGAATCCGAGAGGAAATATGTCATCAACCTGTCCCTGATCCTGAAGATCAAAGCCACGTTGCAAGGCTCAGACGTGAAGAGGAACACCAAAGAGAGAAG TTTTTTCCCCAGTTCTTTACGATACCTGGTCCAGCAGCATGTAGACTTACTTCACACACTGCAAGAGAGGGTGTTGAGTTGGCCACGTCCAGGAATCCTGGGAGACATATTCCTGAAGTTAACAAACGATGAG AACAATTTTCTGGACTACTACATTGCTTACTTGAGGGACCTGCCGGAATGCGTCTCGCTGATCCACGTGGTGATTCTGAAGGAG GTGGAAGAAGAAATTAAGTCTGACCTCTACATGCTGTTCTTTCATATAGTCCAGCGTATCCCTGAATACCTTATTCAGTTACAG AACATCCTGAAGTACACCGAGCAAGAGCACCCTGATTACTACCTGCTCCTGGTGTGTGTGCAGCGCTTCCGCGTTTTTATCTCGCACTACAGCCTGCTATTACAGTGCAACGAAGACCTGCTCATACAGAAACGGAAAAAGCTGAAGAA GTCGTCCCTCGTTAAGTTATACAAAGGTCTGGCTTCTCAGTGTGCCGATGCCAGCCAGGAGGGTTCTCAGACACCCAGCACATCAGCCATCCGAGACAGCGGGATCCACGCCGAAGAGGTGATGCAGctgttccctgcagccccctcttcTAGCACAGCAGCCAC GCATTTGATGCCACAGATGAAGAAGAACCAGCCTGCCATGATGGAGACTATCCAGACTGGGAAGCCATCGGACTGGGAAGTGGAGGCTAGAAAACACGAAAGGCCAGAGAATATCCTCGCTTCGTCTCAGTTCCCTGAGCAGGAGCTAAAGGCCATGTCCATCCCCTTGCAAGCGATCCCAGAGATGGAATATGAAACTCCCCCAGCCGATCCAATGGGAAATGCCGAGAGATCTGTCAGGACCTCAATGGAGCTGCTGCAGGATGCTAGAAGCTTTGCTCCAAACTATGAAGAGTTGGACTATGGGGGGGAAGTTTTCACCCTGCCAGGTCCCTACGAGGACGAGACCTTTCAAAACCTGGCTCTTTTTGAGAACTGCTCCCCGGCCTCCTCTGAATCCAGCCTAGATATTTGCTTTTTAAGGCCTGTTAGCTTTACGGTGGAACCAGACAGGACAGATCACTCATCACAGCCGCTGCCTAAAAGCAGCAGTGCTTACAAACAGGAGGTGTTTCACAGCAAAGGCAAGCAGCTGAGCAGGTCCCTGAAGGAGTTCCCCAGGAGCACTGAGGGCATGAGCACTAGACTCTACAgcaccagaagcagcagcagtagccAGTTGCagcacaagcaggagagaagCATGCAACCTCACCTGATCTCTGCATCATCTAGAAGCTCCCAAAGGAGCTACTTCCCCCCACCGAGAGGGCTGGGGGACAAACAGAGCTTTTTGGAA GAGCTACATGCAGAAGACAACACCAGGTTCTGCCAGAAGGATGACAACGAGCAAACATCCTTCAGCGAGCACAACCCGCGGCAGGAACCCAAAGGGGGCTTCCGGAGCTCCTTCCGCAAGCTCTTCAAAAAGAAAtga
- the ARHGEF33 gene encoding rho guanine nucleotide exchange factor 33 isoform X3, which produces MQELSRIQHGEYALEEKVKSCHCTMEEKVAEMKNSLNSFKEELSDAKSKIEVISSKQEEMQQKIEQLQQEKRRESRKVKTKRTQKDEHGSQTVPTPLQGSPFRSINLPEPVLINEDLTSLLHHATYERASDTRSMAAGEGNVKVVSGPGGSSANPETEESLKPSLPADIQPKGHPTSTVWKQPKDSKEWGDEYISKEHSDRVKETGQSRYTSVDNVLCETSFAAKRQSIALELLESERKYVINLSLILKIKATLQGSDVKRNTKERSFFPSSLRYLVQQHVDLLHTLQERVLSWPRPGILGDIFLKLTNDENNFLDYYIAYLRDLPECVSLIHVVILKEVEEEIKSDLYMLFFHIVQRIPEYLIQLQNILKYTEQEHPDYYLLLVCVQRFRVFISHYSLLLQCNEDLLIQKRKKLKKSSLVKLYKGLASQCADASQEGSQTPSTSAIRDSGIHAEEVMQLFPAAPSSSTAATHLMPQMKKNQPAMMETIQTGKPSDWEVEARKHERPENILASSQFPEQELKAMSIPLQAIPEMEYETPPADPMGNAERSVRTSMELLQDARSFAPNYEELDYGGEVFTLPGPYEDETFQNLALFENCSPASSESSLDICFLRPVSFTVEPDRTDHSSQPLPKSSSAYKQEVFHSKGKQLSRSLKEFPRSTEGMSTRLYSTRSSSSSQLQHKQERSMQPHLISASSRSSQRSYFPPPRGLGDKQSFLEELHAEDNTRFCQKDDNEQTSFSEHNPRQEPKGGFRSSFRKLFKKK; this is translated from the exons ATGCAGGAACTTTCAAGAATTCAGCATGGAGAGTATGCTCTGGAGGAGAAGGTTAAGAGCTGCCACTGCACAATGGAAGAGAAAGTGGCAGAGATGAAGAATTCGCTGAACTCTTTCAAG GAGGAGCTCAGTGATGCCAAGTCGAAGATTGAAGTGATCAGTTCCAAGCAAGAGGAAATGCAACAGAAAATTGAACAGCTGCAACAAGAGAAACGTAGGGAATCCCGGAAAGTGAAAACTAA AAGAACACAAAAGGATGAACACGGGTCACAAACGGTGCCTACACCTCTACAAGGCAGTCCGTTCCGATCGATAAATCTCCCGGAACCTGTCCTGATTAATGAAGATCTTACAAGTCTTTTGCACCATGCAACCTATGAGAGAG CCTCTGATACCAGATCCATGGCAGCTGGAGAAGGAAATGTGAAAGTAGTGTCAGGCCCTG GTGGGAGCAGTGCAAATCCAGAGACAGAAGAAAGCCTCAAGCCTTCCCTGCCAGCTGACATTCAGCCAAAGGGTCACCCCACATCGACTGTGTGGAAGCAGCCCAAAGACAGTAAAGAGTGGGGTGATGAATATATTTCTAAGGAGCACTCAGACAGAGTGAAGGAAACAGGCCAAAGCAGATACACTTCAGTGGACAATGTCTTATGTGAAACTTCTTTCGCTG CCAAAAGGCAGAGCATTGCTTTGGAGCTGCTCGAATCCGAGAGGAAATATGTCATCAACCTGTCCCTGATCCTGAAGATCAAAGCCACGTTGCAAGGCTCAGACGTGAAGAGGAACACCAAAGAGAGAAG TTTTTTCCCCAGTTCTTTACGATACCTGGTCCAGCAGCATGTAGACTTACTTCACACACTGCAAGAGAGGGTGTTGAGTTGGCCACGTCCAGGAATCCTGGGAGACATATTCCTGAAGTTAACAAACGATGAG AACAATTTTCTGGACTACTACATTGCTTACTTGAGGGACCTGCCGGAATGCGTCTCGCTGATCCACGTGGTGATTCTGAAGGAG GTGGAAGAAGAAATTAAGTCTGACCTCTACATGCTGTTCTTTCATATAGTCCAGCGTATCCCTGAATACCTTATTCAGTTACAG AACATCCTGAAGTACACCGAGCAAGAGCACCCTGATTACTACCTGCTCCTGGTGTGTGTGCAGCGCTTCCGCGTTTTTATCTCGCACTACAGCCTGCTATTACAGTGCAACGAAGACCTGCTCATACAGAAACGGAAAAAGCTGAAGAA GTCGTCCCTCGTTAAGTTATACAAAGGTCTGGCTTCTCAGTGTGCCGATGCCAGCCAGGAGGGTTCTCAGACACCCAGCACATCAGCCATCCGAGACAGCGGGATCCACGCCGAAGAGGTGATGCAGctgttccctgcagccccctcttcTAGCACAGCAGCCAC GCATTTGATGCCACAGATGAAGAAGAACCAGCCTGCCATGATGGAGACTATCCAGACTGGGAAGCCATCGGACTGGGAAGTGGAGGCTAGAAAACACGAAAGGCCAGAGAATATCCTCGCTTCGTCTCAGTTCCCTGAGCAGGAGCTAAAGGCCATGTCCATCCCCTTGCAAGCGATCCCAGAGATGGAATATGAAACTCCCCCAGCCGATCCAATGGGAAATGCCGAGAGATCTGTCAGGACCTCAATGGAGCTGCTGCAGGATGCTAGAAGCTTTGCTCCAAACTATGAAGAGTTGGACTATGGGGGGGAAGTTTTCACCCTGCCAGGTCCCTACGAGGACGAGACCTTTCAAAACCTGGCTCTTTTTGAGAACTGCTCCCCGGCCTCCTCTGAATCCAGCCTAGATATTTGCTTTTTAAGGCCTGTTAGCTTTACGGTGGAACCAGACAGGACAGATCACTCATCACAGCCGCTGCCTAAAAGCAGCAGTGCTTACAAACAGGAGGTGTTTCACAGCAAAGGCAAGCAGCTGAGCAGGTCCCTGAAGGAGTTCCCCAGGAGCACTGAGGGCATGAGCACTAGACTCTACAgcaccagaagcagcagcagtagccAGTTGCagcacaagcaggagagaagCATGCAACCTCACCTGATCTCTGCATCATCTAGAAGCTCCCAAAGGAGCTACTTCCCCCCACCGAGAGGGCTGGGGGACAAACAGAGCTTTTTGGAA GAGCTACATGCAGAAGACAACACCAGGTTCTGCCAGAAGGATGACAACGAGCAAACATCCTTCAGCGAGCACAACCCGCGGCAGGAACCCAAAGGGGGCTTCCGGAGCTCCTTCCGCAAGCTCTTCAAAAAGAAAtga
- the ARHGEF33 gene encoding rho guanine nucleotide exchange factor 33 isoform X2, with protein MDSNKQEGETENVPVSNPATQISQLQALASELKTGFTEAMQELSRIQHGEYALEEKVKSCHCTMEEKVAEMKNSLNSFKEELSDAKSKIEVISSKQEEMQQKIEQLQQEKRRESRKVKTKTQKDEHGSQTVPTPLQGSPFRSINLPEPVLINEDLTSLLHHATYERASDTRSMAAGEGNVKVVSGPGGSSANPETEESLKPSLPADIQPKGHPTSTVWKQPKDSKEWGDEYISKEHSDRVKETGQSRYTSVDNVLCETSFAAKRQSIALELLESERKYVINLSLILKIKATLQGSDVKRNTKERSFFPSSLRYLVQQHVDLLHTLQERVLSWPRPGILGDIFLKLTNDENNFLDYYIAYLRDLPECVSLIHVVILKEVEEEIKSDLYMLFFHIVQRIPEYLIQLQNILKYTEQEHPDYYLLLVCVQRFRVFISHYSLLLQCNEDLLIQKRKKLKKSSLVKLYKGLASQCADASQEGSQTPSTSAIRDSGIHAEEVMQLFPAAPSSSTAATHLMPQMKKNQPAMMETIQTGKPSDWEVEARKHERPENILASSQFPEQELKAMSIPLQAIPEMEYETPPADPMGNAERSVRTSMELLQDARSFAPNYEELDYGGEVFTLPGPYEDETFQNLALFENCSPASSESSLDICFLRPVSFTVEPDRTDHSSQPLPKSSSAYKQEVFHSKGKQLSRSLKEFPRSTEGMSTRLYSTRSSSSSQLQHKQERSMQPHLISASSRSSQRSYFPPPRGLGDKQSFLEELHAEDNTRFCQKDDNEQTSFSEHNPRQEPKGGFRSSFRKLFKKK; from the exons GAGAAACTGAAAATGTGCCAGTGAGTAACCCTGCAACACAGATTTCTCAG TTGCAGGCACTGGCCTCTGAACTAAAAACTGGTTTCACTGAAGCAATGCAGGAACTTTCAAGAATTCAGCATGGAGAGTATGCTCTGGAGGAGAAGGTTAAGAGCTGCCACTGCACAATGGAAGAGAAAGTGGCAGAGATGAAGAATTCGCTGAACTCTTTCAAG GAGGAGCTCAGTGATGCCAAGTCGAAGATTGAAGTGATCAGTTCCAAGCAAGAGGAAATGCAACAGAAAATTGAACAGCTGCAACAAGAGAAACGTAGGGAATCCCGGAAAGTGAAAACTAA AACACAAAAGGATGAACACGGGTCACAAACGGTGCCTACACCTCTACAAGGCAGTCCGTTCCGATCGATAAATCTCCCGGAACCTGTCCTGATTAATGAAGATCTTACAAGTCTTTTGCACCATGCAACCTATGAGAGAG CCTCTGATACCAGATCCATGGCAGCTGGAGAAGGAAATGTGAAAGTAGTGTCAGGCCCTG GTGGGAGCAGTGCAAATCCAGAGACAGAAGAAAGCCTCAAGCCTTCCCTGCCAGCTGACATTCAGCCAAAGGGTCACCCCACATCGACTGTGTGGAAGCAGCCCAAAGACAGTAAAGAGTGGGGTGATGAATATATTTCTAAGGAGCACTCAGACAGAGTGAAGGAAACAGGCCAAAGCAGATACACTTCAGTGGACAATGTCTTATGTGAAACTTCTTTCGCTG CCAAAAGGCAGAGCATTGCTTTGGAGCTGCTCGAATCCGAGAGGAAATATGTCATCAACCTGTCCCTGATCCTGAAGATCAAAGCCACGTTGCAAGGCTCAGACGTGAAGAGGAACACCAAAGAGAGAAG TTTTTTCCCCAGTTCTTTACGATACCTGGTCCAGCAGCATGTAGACTTACTTCACACACTGCAAGAGAGGGTGTTGAGTTGGCCACGTCCAGGAATCCTGGGAGACATATTCCTGAAGTTAACAAACGATGAG AACAATTTTCTGGACTACTACATTGCTTACTTGAGGGACCTGCCGGAATGCGTCTCGCTGATCCACGTGGTGATTCTGAAGGAG GTGGAAGAAGAAATTAAGTCTGACCTCTACATGCTGTTCTTTCATATAGTCCAGCGTATCCCTGAATACCTTATTCAGTTACAG AACATCCTGAAGTACACCGAGCAAGAGCACCCTGATTACTACCTGCTCCTGGTGTGTGTGCAGCGCTTCCGCGTTTTTATCTCGCACTACAGCCTGCTATTACAGTGCAACGAAGACCTGCTCATACAGAAACGGAAAAAGCTGAAGAA GTCGTCCCTCGTTAAGTTATACAAAGGTCTGGCTTCTCAGTGTGCCGATGCCAGCCAGGAGGGTTCTCAGACACCCAGCACATCAGCCATCCGAGACAGCGGGATCCACGCCGAAGAGGTGATGCAGctgttccctgcagccccctcttcTAGCACAGCAGCCAC GCATTTGATGCCACAGATGAAGAAGAACCAGCCTGCCATGATGGAGACTATCCAGACTGGGAAGCCATCGGACTGGGAAGTGGAGGCTAGAAAACACGAAAGGCCAGAGAATATCCTCGCTTCGTCTCAGTTCCCTGAGCAGGAGCTAAAGGCCATGTCCATCCCCTTGCAAGCGATCCCAGAGATGGAATATGAAACTCCCCCAGCCGATCCAATGGGAAATGCCGAGAGATCTGTCAGGACCTCAATGGAGCTGCTGCAGGATGCTAGAAGCTTTGCTCCAAACTATGAAGAGTTGGACTATGGGGGGGAAGTTTTCACCCTGCCAGGTCCCTACGAGGACGAGACCTTTCAAAACCTGGCTCTTTTTGAGAACTGCTCCCCGGCCTCCTCTGAATCCAGCCTAGATATTTGCTTTTTAAGGCCTGTTAGCTTTACGGTGGAACCAGACAGGACAGATCACTCATCACAGCCGCTGCCTAAAAGCAGCAGTGCTTACAAACAGGAGGTGTTTCACAGCAAAGGCAAGCAGCTGAGCAGGTCCCTGAAGGAGTTCCCCAGGAGCACTGAGGGCATGAGCACTAGACTCTACAgcaccagaagcagcagcagtagccAGTTGCagcacaagcaggagagaagCATGCAACCTCACCTGATCTCTGCATCATCTAGAAGCTCCCAAAGGAGCTACTTCCCCCCACCGAGAGGGCTGGGGGACAAACAGAGCTTTTTGGAA GAGCTACATGCAGAAGACAACACCAGGTTCTGCCAGAAGGATGACAACGAGCAAACATCCTTCAGCGAGCACAACCCGCGGCAGGAACCCAAAGGGGGCTTCCGGAGCTCCTTCCGCAAGCTCTTCAAAAAGAAAtga